A single region of the Nicotiana sylvestris chromosome 6, ASM39365v2, whole genome shotgun sequence genome encodes:
- the LOC104222203 gene encoding 17.6 kDa class I heat shock protein 3-like has product MALIPSLFGGRRSNIFDPFSLDIFDPFEGFPFSGTVANVPSSARETSAFANARIDWKETPDSHIFKMDVPGIKKEEVKVEVEEGRVLQISGERSREQEEKNDTWHRMERSSGKFMRRFRLPENAKMEEIKAAMENGVLTVTVPKEEEKKPEVKAIDISG; this is encoded by the exons ATGGCTTTGATTCCAAGTTTATTTGGCGGTAGAAGGAGCAATATTTTCGACCCGTTTTCACTTGATATATTTGATCCATTTGAGGGCTTTCCATTTTCAGGCACTGTTGCTAATGTTCCATCCTCTGCTCGTGAAACCTCAGCTTTTGCAAATGCAAGAATTGATTGGAAAGAAACCCCAGATTCCCATATCTTCAAAATGGATGTTCCAG GGATTAAGAAAGAGGAAGTGAAAGTTGAAGTAGAAGAAGGAAGAGTGTTACAGATCAGTGGGGAGAGAAGCAGAGAGCAAGAGGAGAAGAATGACACGTGGCATCGTATGGAAAGGAGCAGCGGCAAGTTTATGAGAAGGTTTAGGCTGCCAGAAAatgcaaaaatggaggaaattaAGGCTGCTATGGAAAATGGAGTGCTTACTGTAACTGtaccaaaagaagaagagaagaaaccTGAAGTGAAAGCTATTGACATCTCTGGTTAA
- the LOC104221237 gene encoding 20 kDa chaperonin, chloroplastic-like, whose translation MATTQLTASSISATGFASFEGLRSTSNVKVASFAPLKQNIRLSRGLVVKAATTVAPKYTSVKPLGDRVLVKIKTAEEKSVGGILLPTSAQSKPQGGEIVAVGEGRSIGKTKVEISVKNGTQVLYSKYAGTEVLFDGSTHLILKEDDIVGILETDDIKDLQPLNDRILIKVAEVEEKTAGGLFLSEAAKEKPSIGSVIAAGPGPLDEEGNRKSLSVSPGNTVLYSKYAGNDFKGADGADYVTLRASDVIAVLS comes from the exons ATGGCGACAACTCAGTTGACTGCATCATCCATTTCTGCTACAGGTTTTGCTTCCTTTGAAGGGCTTAGGTCAACTAGTAATGTAAAGGTTGCATCTTTTGCTCCTTTAAAGCAGAATATCAGGTTGTCTCGTGGTCTTGTTGTTAAGGCTGCAACTACTGTAGCCCCTAAG TACACTTCAGTTAAACCTCTCGGTGATAGAGTTCTAGTGAAGATAAAGACTGCAGAGGAGAAGAGTGTAGGTGGTATCTTGCTTCCGACATCAGCACAATCAAAGCCACAAGGAGGTGAGATTGTCGCTGTTGGGGAGGGTCGTTCAATTGGGAAGACTAAAGTGGAAATTAGTGTGAAG AATGGTACCCAAGTGCTGTACTCAAAATATGCGGGAACTGAAGTTCTGTTTGATGGATCAACGCACCTGATCCTGAAAGAGGATGACATTGTTGGTATTCTTGAGACCGATGATATCAAGGATCTGCAGCCCTTGAATGACAGAATTTTAATCAAG GTGGCTGAGGTTGAGGAAAAAACTGCCGGAGGATTGTTTTTGAGCGAGGCTGCAAAGGAGAAACCTTCAATTGGCTCG GTAATCGCTGCTGGACCAGGTCCTCTCGACGAGGAAGGGAACAGGAAATCACTTTCAGTATCTCCGGGAAATACAGTTCTGTATTCCAAATATGCAGGCAATGACTTCAAAGGTGCAGATGGTGCCGACTACGTAACACTAAGGGCATCTGATGTAATTGCTGTGCTTTCATAG